The region CAATTTTGGGTTGATTAATGCGCCTGCCGGATGTGAGATTTTTAGTGTAAATTACCTTTCATCAACTACAGCATCATTAACTATAGCCTTCGATGGAACTGACTTTGATACAGACTTTACCAACTTTGCCATTAATATGGCGGGGGCAGAAGTGGTATCTAATAATGCTTATAGCTCCAATGCACTGCTTATTTCAGCAACCAATGACGCTGAACAATTAACCATACTCAATACAGGAACAATAGCAGAAGGAACAGAAGATGGCCATGTATTTGAAGTAGAATTAAGTGGAGGTACGTTTAATCCGAACCTAAATCCTGACGCCTGGAGCTTCACCTGGTTGCCCGATGGCACAAGCGTTAGCGATGTAATATATTTGGGTGAGTCAAACGCTGAAATCTTAATCAATGGCAACAGAATTATTGATTATGATATGGACCAGGTCGTGAACATTGAGGCTGCTCCATCTGAATATAATGATGCAGAAGGTAATGCATTAATTACAGATAACACAATTACTTTTGAATCTTACAATGAGCAACTCAATGCATTGCATGATACAATTTACGAAAGCAACCTCGATAATGTAGAGCTGTCATTTGAAATTATGGACGACTGGATTAACACAACTGGTTTTTCAATTGAAGATATTAGTCTTCAATCAGCACCCGAAGGCTTTACAATTGCAAGTTTGATTGAAACAGATTCTGCGCATTTTACTGTAAGCTTTGCTTATGACGGTATGGGTATAATGCAGGACAATCCATTTAGTTTAGAACTGGCAGATAGTGTTTTAAATGGAATTGAAGCGCTTGTTTCCCAGCAAATTGTAATTGCAAATGATGTGGGGGTTACCGGCATTGAGGGAGATGTTGAATTATATGTTTCAGGTAACGAAATATACCTTAAACAACATCGATTTGCAAGGAAGGGAAGTTTAATCATATATGAGTTAAATGGTCGAAAACTTGAAGAATATAAAGTAGAAGCCAGGAGTACAAACCACTTTCTTCCTGTTTTGAAGGATGGAATGTACTTAATTCAGTTTTTAACCGATGATGGAAAATTATATCAAACCAAAGGTGTTGTTAAGAACTAATAGTTATGAAATTACGAAAAAGGAGGCAATTTTATTTGTCTCCTTTTTTTATTGGTTGTATTTTTAATTGGATTTTGCTAAAAAAGTGGTTTTAAATGTTTTTTTGTAAACAAAAGATGAATTGCTTCTTTTATAAAATTTAAGTACCCTAAGAATAATGCAACGATTAATATATATTTTCATTTTCACATTGGTTACTTATGGCAGTTATGCACAGGTAAACCAGTACGGATATCCTTTCTATAAATACTATGGAATGACCGATTATGGTGGAACCGAACAAAATTGGGCCCTTGTAAAAGATCACCGTGGCATTGTATACGTGGGTAATAATGACGATGGAATTCTGGAGTATGATGGCAAACACTGGAGGCAAATTTCAATTAATAACAATTCAATTGTAAGGTCTTTAGCCGTTGGTGATGATGGTGTTGTTTATGTAGGTGCAGTGGATGAATTCGGTAAGCTCATACCCGATGATAAAGGTGTGTTGCACTATCAATCATTACTTTCTCTGGTCGATTCATCTCAAGGTGAGAATTTTAAAGACATTTGGAAAACATATGTTTTGGCAGACACAGTTTATTTTGCATCATTTAACCGGCTTTTTAAATACTTCGATAACAAAATAGAGGTAATTGATTTACCACAATATACCAATTTCACCCATTTAATTGATGATCAGATTTATGTAGGTCAGTTTTACGATGGACTGTTGAAATATGATCCAAAAGCAAAAAATACAGAAGATACAACATTTGTTACAATTGATAGCCGGGTCATCAATAACAAAAATGCTTTTGTGCTTGAAAAACTCAGTGATAGTAAAGTTTTAATTGGTACACTCGATTCCGGGTTATTTACCATGACACTGCCTGAAAATAGAGTAACAAGGGCCCCATATAAAGAAATTAACCAGTATTTAAAAGAAAACCAACTTTATAATGCTGATTTAACCACTCAATATAAAGCTTTTGCAACGCTGCAAGGCGGAATAATGGTGGCAAAAGATTTTGAGCCCTACGAAGTATACGATCAAAAAACAGGGTTGCCGAGCGATGAAACAGTTTCTTCGGTATATTCAGATAGCGGTATTAATACACCATTATGGGCTACCCTGAACAATGGTATTATCAGAGTTGATTGGCATTTACCTTTCAGGGTAATGGACCAAAGAAACGGTTTGAGTGGCCATTTGCTCGATATCATACGTTTCAACGATGAGCTTTATGTAGGTACCAGTTCTGGATTATTCAAGCTAACCTATGATGGTTTTAACCCCAAATTTGAAAAAATTATCGATCATTCGGTTTGGGATCTACAACTCTATACATACCCTTATAACTCTAAAAAAGTGCTTTTGGTAGGCACTATTAGGGGTCTCCATGAAATTACAGAAAATGGTTACAATGGTATAATAGAAAGAAGAGTAAAAGGAATTAAGCAAGAACGAAACTATTATATTTATAAAATAGCAATACCAAACCCCGATAAACCAAATGAATTAGCAATAGGAACAAACGATAATTTTATAATTCTAAAAAATGTGGGTAATTCCTGGACGCGTGAATTAAAAAAAGATGTTGATTCAAAGGTAAGGGAAATCGGTTATTACGACGGTGCTTACTGGCTAGGAACCAGTTTTAAAGGAATTGTAAAATACACAAGGGAAGATGATAAGATTAAGCGCTATACAGATGAGGAAGAGCTTGGATCAATTACACAGAATAGAATTGTAATTGATAATGACAACTTATATGCACTTAACCCAGCTGGCGTATATAAATACGATAAAACGACAGATAGCTTTAAACTAGATAACGAACTCGGTAAATTGGCTGCAATTACCAATATGGGTGTTTCAGCATTAAAATGGGATGAAGACCACTACTATTTCAGTATGATAAGTGACGAAAAACAAAGAATTCGCCGAATGAGGAAAGACGGAACATGGTCAACTTATGACACTGCTATTTTCAACAGGTTACCCAATGTGCAGTACGATGCTATTTATCCGGAAAAAGATGTGGTTTGGTTTGGTTGTTCAAAAGGTTTATTTGCCTATGTGAAAGACATGGAAAAAGGGTTTGCAAATAAATCATTCAATACCTTGATAAGAACGGTTGTGCTTGGTAAAGACTCCTTAATTTATGGAGGCTA is a window of Salinivirga cyanobacteriivorans DNA encoding:
- a CDS encoding SpoIIE family protein phosphatase, whose amino-acid sequence is MQRLIYIFIFTLVTYGSYAQVNQYGYPFYKYYGMTDYGGTEQNWALVKDHRGIVYVGNNDDGILEYDGKHWRQISINNNSIVRSLAVGDDGVVYVGAVDEFGKLIPDDKGVLHYQSLLSLVDSSQGENFKDIWKTYVLADTVYFASFNRLFKYFDNKIEVIDLPQYTNFTHLIDDQIYVGQFYDGLLKYDPKAKNTEDTTFVTIDSRVINNKNAFVLEKLSDSKVLIGTLDSGLFTMTLPENRVTRAPYKEINQYLKENQLYNADLTTQYKAFATLQGGIMVAKDFEPYEVYDQKTGLPSDETVSSVYSDSGINTPLWATLNNGIIRVDWHLPFRVMDQRNGLSGHLLDIIRFNDELYVGTSSGLFKLTYDGFNPKFEKIIDHSVWDLQLYTYPYNSKKVLLVGTIRGLHEITENGYNGIIERRVKGIKQERNYYIYKIAIPNPDKPNELAIGTNDNFIILKNVGNSWTRELKKDVDSKVREIGYYDGAYWLGTSFKGIVKYTREDDKIKRYTDEEELGSITQNRIVIDNDNLYALNPAGVYKYDKTTDSFKLDNELGKLAAITNMGVSALKWDEDHYYFSMISDEKQRIRRMRKDGTWSTYDTAIFNRLPNVQYDAIYPEKDVVWFGCSKGLFAYVKDMEKGFANKSFNTLIRTVVLGKDSLIYGGYTSKLKTEKAGQEKKEPISFRYSSNDIEFTFSAPYYEEEDKLLYSYKLEGYDDSWSPWDTKTVEDYNNLPSGEYTFKVRARNIYGFESEPDEMDISLGVDRSTFSFSILPPWYQTVWAIIGYLIVLVFIIRVIVQWRTRKLKQEKERLEEIVRERTAEIMEKKEEIEKQRDEIAEKNQSITDSIHYASRIQQALLPSEKMLSKAVPEHFVLFKPRDIVSGDYYWMTQIKNKTILVAADCTGHGVPGAFMSMLGMSFFNEIVNKNVVTDAGEILNQLRAHVIEALKQEGDDAKAKDGMDLALYVIDKDENMVYYAGANNPLYIIRKQTEEEKKAIAEDDSSKLPKRALYDDTFILEEIKADKMPIGIHIKKKPFDTKEIPIREGMKLYTFSDGYVDQFGGPRRRKFMSKSFKKLLFNIHQKPMQEQKQILDDRIESWIEEGDEIQVDDIVVLGVTVN